Proteins co-encoded in one Malus sylvestris chromosome 7, drMalSylv7.2, whole genome shotgun sequence genomic window:
- the LOC126627738 gene encoding uncharacterized protein LOC126627738 isoform X7 — protein MVKVVKCIVNNMAIDISFNQTAGLSTLCFLEQVDRLFRKDHLFKKSIILIKAWCYYESRILGAHYGLIAAYGLETLVLFIVNRFHSSLHGPLEVLLIFLEYYSTFDWENYALSINGPVALASLPEIIVTPQNEGEEFLLSEEFVRECRLAFPDPAAAEADSVDEFPIKFLNIVDPLKDNNNLGRSVSKGNFYRIRSAFSLGAQTLREVLMLPGERIGMALENFFVTTLDRNGRGERADLTTPVPAFGTGTSVESDLTGDYDKHCDSMLFANAYQFFNTHNGAPPFVDDDMSKWNSLVYTAQLYGNVIFQMAENAYQSAATFGVGVIKKSHGTGTYIPNLALQNQNDSTNVPPRARRMIPESSNCGLRMKSPRKTNQVEVFTEAGPSENVHQFNFSPEEFPQLPGIQIPSLSEVHQSAQPELASPPAKELRMKSPRKTNQVEVSTEAGPSENAHQFNFSPEEFPLLPGTQLPSLSEVHQSAQPELASPPAKESSHTSGKSKLGNSEHSLSLPEMPSPVASPQVNTSASYAQNFRPGVPAMGMQKQQELSEVNEATVCLNKFKLGNDNDFPPLA, from the exons GTTGATCGACTGTTCAGAAAAGACCATCTTTTCAAAAAGAGTATTATCTTAATCAAAGCTTGGTGCTACTATGAGAGTCGAATTCTTGGGGCCCATTATGGCCTGATTGCAGCATATGGACTGGAAACGTTGGTGTTGTTTATCGTCAATCGCTTTCATTCATCGCTCCATGGTCCTTTGGAg GTCCTGCTTATATTTTTGGAATACTATAGCACATTTGATTGGGAAAATTATGCTCTCAGTATAAATGGTCCAGTTGCCTTAGCTTCCCTTCCTGAAATCATAG TGACACCCCAAAACGAGGGGGAAGAATTTCTCCTGAGTGAGGAGTTTGTAAGAGAGTGCAGGCTGGCGTTTCCAGATCCAGCAGCGGCAGAGGCAGATAGTGTTGATGAATTCCCAATTAAGTTCCTCAACATAGTGGATCCTCTAAAGGACAACAACAATCTAGGCCGTAGTGTTAGTAAAG GAAACTTCTATCGTATAAGATCTGCTTTTTCCCTTGGGGCTCAAACACTTAGAGAGGTATTAATGCTACCGGGTGAACGCATAGGCATGGCACTTGAGAACTTCTTTGTGACCACTCTAGATAGGAATGGGCGTGGAGAAAGGGCAGATCTGACAACTCCTGTCCCTGCATTTGGTACTGGAACATCTGTAGAATCTGACCTTACTGGGGACTACGACAAACATTGTGATAGCATGTTGTTTGCAAATGCATATCAGTTTTTTAATACACACAACGGTGCTCCACCTTTTGTAGACGATGATATGAGCAAATGGAATTCCCTGGTTTATACGGCTCAACTATATGGGAATGTCATTTTTCAAATGGCAGAAAATGCATACCAATCTGCTGCTACTTTTGGTGTTGGGGTGATAAAGAAATCACACGGAACAGGCACATATATACCTAACCTG GCACTGCAAAATCAAAATGATTCCACAAATGTGCCTCCAAGAGCGAGGAGAATGATTCCGGAGTCTAGCAATTGCGGTCTGAGGATGAAATCACCTCGAAAGACAAACCAAGTTGAGGTTTTCACAGAAGCAGGCCCGAGTGAAAATGTTCACCAGTTTAATTTTTCACCTGAAGAATTCCCACAGCTTCCCGGCATTCAAATACCCTCACTGTCAGAAGTACATCAATCTGCTCAGCCTGAATTGGCGTCTCCTCCAGCCAAAGAACTGAGGATGAAATCACCTCGAAAGACGAACCAAGTTGAGGTTTCCACAGAAGCAGGCCCGAGTGAAAATGCTCACCAGTTTAATTTTTCACCTGAAGAATTCCCACTGCTTCCCGGCACTCAACTACCCTCATTGTCAGAAGTACACCAATCTGCTCAGCCCGAATTGGCATCTCCTCCAGCCAAAGAATCCTCTCACACTTCCGGGAAGTCTAAGTTGGGGAATTCTGAGCATTCACTGTCACTACCGGAAATGCCTTCACCTGTAGCAAGCCCACAGGTAAATACTAGTGCTTCATATGCTCAGAACTTTAGACCTGGGGTCCCTGCGATGGGAATGCAGAAGCAACAAGAACTGTCAGAGGTTAACGAAGCGAC GGTTTGCTTGAACAAGTTCAAGCTAGGCAATGACAACGACTTTCCCCCCTTGGCTTGA